A genomic stretch from Enterobacter dykesii includes:
- a CDS encoding LacI family DNA-binding transcriptional regulator, translating to MASLKDVAKLANVSLMTVSRALNSPERLKPETLARVQLAIEQTSYVPDLSAKKIRGAHASPKTIGVLALDTVTTPFSVEIALSIEETARMHGWNSFVMNMFTDDNPDAIVDLLLSHRPDGIIYTTMGLRRVPLPAKLLTLPCVLANCESDGEKVASYIPDDEQGQYTAVRALLTEGYRRPLCLHLPEGHLATTRRRQGLERACREAGLDPDSLAHSYMTSGDEHYRDIPSVLLTHVQNGIPGFDSVICGNDRIAFMVYQTLLAQGLRIPEDVAVIGYDNMVGIGELFLPPLTTVQLPHYEIGRLSALHIINGEEHQNTTRVESPFLLRNSIVHAS from the coding sequence ATGGCTTCCCTGAAGGACGTCGCAAAGCTGGCTAACGTATCGCTGATGACGGTCTCCCGCGCACTGAACAGCCCGGAGCGCCTTAAACCGGAAACGCTGGCACGCGTTCAGTTGGCTATCGAGCAGACCAGCTATGTGCCGGATCTGTCCGCCAAGAAAATCCGCGGCGCGCATGCCTCGCCGAAAACCATAGGCGTACTGGCGCTCGATACGGTGACGACACCTTTCTCGGTGGAGATCGCGCTGTCTATTGAAGAGACGGCCAGAATGCACGGCTGGAATAGCTTCGTGATGAATATGTTTACCGATGACAACCCGGACGCCATCGTCGACCTTCTCCTCTCTCATCGGCCTGACGGGATTATCTACACCACCATGGGGTTACGTCGTGTCCCTCTCCCGGCTAAATTACTCACCCTTCCCTGCGTGCTGGCCAACTGCGAAAGTGACGGCGAAAAGGTCGCCAGCTATATTCCCGATGATGAACAGGGCCAATATACCGCCGTGCGGGCGTTACTCACGGAGGGTTATCGACGCCCTCTCTGCCTGCATTTGCCTGAGGGACATCTGGCCACAACCCGGCGCCGACAGGGGCTGGAACGTGCATGCCGAGAAGCGGGGCTCGATCCGGACAGCCTGGCGCACAGCTATATGACGTCAGGGGACGAGCACTATCGTGATATCCCGTCAGTGCTGCTGACGCACGTGCAGAATGGCATTCCCGGGTTCGACTCCGTTATCTGCGGCAACGACCGTATCGCGTTTATGGTCTACCAGACGCTGCTGGCGCAAGGGCTTCGCATACCAGAAGATGTCGCCGTTATCGGCTATGACAATATGGTGGGTATTGGGGAGTTGTTCCTGCCTCCTCTCACTACGGTTCAACTGCCACACTATGAAATTGGTCGTCTGAGCGCCTTGCATATTATTAACGGTGAAGAGCATCAGAACACCACGCGTGTAGAAAGTCCTTTTTTACTGCGTAATTCTATTGTGCATGCATCATGA
- a CDS encoding diaminobutyrate--2-oxoglutarate transaminase yields MMTDKVRIDTVDAHKSNETYLARQAEFESNVRSYPRKLPLAITKAEGVWITDADNKEYLDCLAGAGTLALGHNHPDVLKSIQNVITSGLPLHTLDLTTPLKDAFSEYLLSLLPGQGKEYCLQFTGPSGADAVEAALKLAKKVTGRSGIISFSGGYHGMTHGALSVTGNLSPKEAVDGMMPEVQFMPYPHEYRCPLGIGGEAGVKALTYYFDNLINDVESGVRKPAAVILEAVQGEGGVNPAPAEWLQRIRKVTQEHGILLILDEVQAGFARTGKFFAFEHAGIEPDIIVMSKAVGGGLPLAVLGIKKQFDAWAPGHHTGTFRGNQLAMATGLTTLKILKDQNIAGKVAAQGEWLKGQLKEMAKRYPVIGHVRGLGMMIGIEIVKPHEAADHMGCFPGDGELSALIQKKCFEAGLILERGGRNGIVLRLLPSLLISDEELKIFLDKFEQALLAAGVRPA; encoded by the coding sequence ATGATGACGGATAAAGTCCGTATTGACACCGTAGATGCCCACAAAAGCAACGAAACCTATCTGGCCCGTCAGGCCGAGTTTGAATCTAACGTCAGGAGTTATCCGCGCAAACTGCCTTTAGCCATCACTAAAGCAGAAGGCGTGTGGATCACCGATGCAGATAATAAAGAATACCTTGACTGTTTAGCAGGCGCGGGGACCCTTGCGCTTGGCCATAACCATCCTGATGTGCTGAAAAGCATCCAAAATGTCATTACCAGCGGCTTGCCGTTACATACACTGGATCTGACTACGCCTCTGAAAGACGCGTTTTCTGAATACCTGCTCTCTCTGCTGCCTGGTCAGGGCAAAGAGTACTGCCTGCAGTTCACCGGTCCATCCGGTGCTGACGCCGTTGAAGCTGCGCTGAAGCTGGCGAAAAAAGTGACCGGTCGTAGCGGTATCATCAGCTTCTCTGGTGGTTACCACGGTATGACCCACGGCGCACTGTCCGTGACCGGCAACCTGTCTCCGAAAGAAGCGGTTGACGGTATGATGCCAGAAGTACAGTTCATGCCTTACCCGCACGAGTACCGTTGCCCGCTGGGTATCGGTGGTGAAGCGGGCGTGAAAGCGCTGACTTACTACTTCGATAACCTGATCAACGACGTTGAAAGCGGCGTGCGTAAACCTGCTGCGGTGATTCTGGAAGCCGTTCAGGGCGAAGGCGGCGTGAACCCGGCTCCGGCTGAGTGGCTGCAGCGCATCCGTAAAGTGACTCAGGAACACGGCATTCTGCTGATCCTCGACGAAGTTCAGGCTGGCTTTGCCCGTACCGGTAAATTCTTCGCCTTCGAACACGCGGGCATTGAGCCAGACATTATCGTGATGTCTAAAGCCGTAGGTGGCGGTCTGCCGCTGGCCGTGCTCGGTATCAAAAAGCAGTTTGACGCATGGGCACCAGGTCACCACACCGGTACCTTCCGCGGCAACCAGCTGGCGATGGCGACTGGCCTGACCACGCTGAAAATTCTGAAAGATCAGAACATCGCGGGCAAAGTTGCCGCTCAGGGCGAATGGCTGAAAGGCCAGCTGAAAGAGATGGCGAAACGCTATCCGGTGATCGGCCACGTGCGCGGTCTGGGCATGATGATCGGTATTGAGATCGTTAAACCACATGAAGCCGCTGACCACATGGGCTGCTTCCCGGGCGACGGCGAACTGTCTGCACTGATTCAGAAGAAGTGCTTCGAAGCCGGTCTGATTCTGGAGCGCGGTGGCCGTAACGGTATCGTTCTGCGTCTGCTGCCGTCTCTGCTGATCAGCGACGAAGAGCTGAAAATCTTCCTGGATAAATTTGAGCAGGCACTGCTTGCTGCGGGCGTTCGCCCGGCGTAA
- a CDS encoding pyridoxal phosphate-dependent decarboxylase family protein — protein MSDSNPILFSSAQSIEAYQQAIEQSTQAVMQWLKQPEMYQGKTVAELRDRIKLDFNPKGLGNEAAIERAVEFFLKDSLSVHHPQCVAHLHCPSLVVSQAAEVLINATNQSMDSWDQSPSATIIEIKLIEWLRTRVGYQAGDAGVFTSGGTQSNLMGLMLARDAFFARQGHSVQQDGLVGDLRKIRVLCSENAHFSVQKNMALMGLGYQSVVQVKTDEFSRMDLTDLAAKIEQCNANGEQILAIVATAGTTDAGAIDPLRAIAELAAKQNIWVHVDAAWGGALLMSEQYRHYLDGIELVDSVTLDFHKQFFQTISCGAFLLKEARHYELMRYQAAYLNSEFDEEAGVPNLVSKSLQTTRRFDALKLWMSLEALGQEQYAAIIDHGVTLAQQVAAYVKAQPALELVMQPQLASVLFRFRGQVQMDDAGIALLNQKIGDALLESGRANVGVTEHNGVTCLKLTLLNPTVTLEDIKILLSLVERTAQEVLAK, from the coding sequence ATGTCTGATTCAAACCCAATTTTGTTCTCCTCTGCGCAGAGCATTGAAGCTTATCAGCAGGCGATCGAACAAAGCACTCAGGCTGTGATGCAGTGGCTGAAACAGCCTGAGATGTACCAGGGCAAAACGGTCGCAGAACTGCGCGACCGTATTAAGCTGGATTTCAACCCGAAAGGGCTGGGCAACGAAGCGGCGATTGAACGCGCCGTGGAGTTCTTCCTGAAAGACAGCTTGTCCGTTCATCACCCGCAGTGTGTGGCGCACCTGCACTGCCCAAGCCTGGTGGTAAGCCAGGCGGCGGAAGTGCTGATCAACGCCACTAACCAGAGTATGGACTCCTGGGATCAAAGCCCGTCCGCAACCATCATTGAGATCAAACTGATCGAGTGGCTGCGTACCCGCGTGGGTTATCAGGCTGGCGACGCGGGTGTCTTCACCAGCGGCGGCACCCAGAGCAACCTGATGGGCCTGATGCTGGCGCGCGATGCGTTCTTTGCGCGTCAGGGTCACTCCGTTCAGCAGGACGGTCTGGTGGGCGATCTGCGCAAAATTCGCGTGCTGTGCTCCGAAAACGCACACTTCTCCGTGCAGAAAAACATGGCGCTGATGGGTCTGGGCTACCAGTCCGTGGTGCAGGTGAAAACGGACGAATTCTCCCGCATGGATCTGACCGATCTGGCGGCGAAAATTGAGCAGTGCAATGCAAACGGTGAGCAGATTCTGGCGATCGTCGCGACGGCAGGTACCACCGATGCCGGTGCCATCGACCCGCTGCGTGCGATTGCAGAGCTGGCGGCGAAACAGAACATCTGGGTACACGTTGATGCTGCCTGGGGCGGCGCGCTGCTGATGTCTGAGCAGTATCGTCACTACCTGGACGGCATCGAGCTGGTGGATTCCGTTACCCTGGACTTCCACAAGCAGTTCTTCCAGACCATCAGCTGCGGCGCGTTCCTGCTGAAAGAAGCGCGTCACTATGAGCTGATGCGCTATCAGGCGGCCTACCTGAACTCTGAGTTCGACGAAGAAGCCGGCGTGCCTAACCTGGTGTCCAAATCTCTGCAGACCACCCGTCGTTTTGACGCGCTGAAGCTGTGGATGAGCCTGGAAGCGCTGGGTCAGGAGCAATACGCGGCGATCATCGATCACGGCGTGACCCTGGCACAACAGGTTGCGGCCTACGTGAAAGCGCAGCCTGCGCTGGAACTGGTTATGCAGCCACAGCTGGCAAGCGTTCTGTTCCGCTTCCGCGGACAGGTGCAGATGGATGACGCAGGTATCGCCCTGCTGAACCAGAAAATTGGTGATGCGCTGCTGGAATCCGGCCGTGCGAACGTCGGTGTGACCGAGCATAACGGCGTCACCTGCCTGAAGCTGACGCTGCTGAACCCAACCGTGACGCTGGAAGATATTAAAATCCTGCTCTCTCTGGTTGAGCGCACCGCGCAGGAAGTTCTGGCTAAGTAA
- a CDS encoding protein disulfide oxidoreductase: protein MDNRKFGRLRRWAREGIILVLLTLAVVWGVDRYREPTLPASFSATPMQSIDGNIHDISALSQERPLLIYVWATWCSICRFTTPSVNQLTEEGGNVVSIAMRSGDNAKLARWVEKKQLKMPVINDENGALSQQWLVSVTPTLVIVSKGNVVSTTTGWTSYWGLKLRMWWAGV from the coding sequence ATGGATAACCGCAAATTCGGTCGACTGCGCCGCTGGGCGCGGGAAGGGATCATACTTGTTCTGCTGACGCTGGCCGTAGTGTGGGGTGTTGATCGGTATCGAGAACCGACACTCCCCGCCAGTTTTAGTGCAACACCGATGCAGAGCATCGACGGTAACATTCACGATATCTCGGCCCTGAGCCAGGAACGCCCGCTGCTGATTTACGTGTGGGCCACCTGGTGCAGCATATGCCGTTTCACGACGCCTTCCGTTAATCAACTGACAGAAGAGGGCGGGAACGTTGTGAGTATTGCCATGCGTTCCGGTGATAACGCAAAGCTTGCGCGCTGGGTTGAAAAGAAACAGCTGAAAATGCCGGTGATTAACGATGAAAACGGTGCGTTGTCGCAGCAGTGGCTGGTGAGCGTAACGCCGACGCTGGTCATTGTGTCGAAGGGTAATGTGGTCAGCACCACGACGGGCTGGACGAGTTACTGGGGTTTAAAATTAAGGATGTGGTGGGCAGGCGTATAA
- a CDS encoding RcnB family protein → MAKCKWLLLGVAMSLASAANAASQAASGIKAYEEQEFIADFTKFKIGDTAPAQYQTPEYTIKQYQLRNLPAPDAGTHWTYMGENYVLIGDADGKIYKAYNGDIFYHR, encoded by the coding sequence ATGGCTAAGTGTAAATGGCTGCTTCTTGGTGTCGCGATGTCTCTGGCAAGCGCGGCGAATGCAGCGTCACAAGCAGCATCCGGCATCAAGGCCTATGAAGAACAAGAGTTCATCGCGGACTTCACAAAATTCAAGATTGGCGACACGGCGCCGGCGCAGTATCAAACGCCGGAGTACACCATCAAACAGTACCAGCTGCGTAACCTGCCGGCTCCGGATGCCGGAACCCACTGGACCTACATGGGTGAGAACTACGTGCTGATTGGCGATGCTGATGGCAAGATCTACAAAGCCTACAATGGAGATATTTTCTATCACCGCTAA